The genome window TGGCTGGTTCTTTTTTACCATCAGCACAAAATGTCCCCCCTGGGAAAGGATCTGCTCCATGATCTGCGTCTGTGTCCCAATTGCATCTGTTGTGACTGTACTTCCCTGGATATCAAGCAGTTTCAACAGCTCCGGTATCGCCTTAATCTCACAGTCTTTATTCTGAATGGGCATCTGCGCGATCACCAGTCCCGTTACCGCATCTATCGCATTCAGGATCATCGGGGTCCTGAAATCCTTCACTTTCTCCATTGCTGCCCGCAGTGCCTTTCCGTCAATTGATATATGGATTCCTTTCGTGCTTACAATCTCCCCGATCCATTCCATGAATGCCAGCGCAAACAGTTCCACGTCAATCCCCCATAGGATCCGGCATGCTGTTGCCGGGGATGCGATACCCTTCTTTAATAGAAGATATTCCCGCAGCTCTTCCAGATGTTTGTTACACCATCTAAGGCTCCTGCGTATAGTTGTCTTTCCTGCCAGAAAACCGGTCACCAGACATACCAGCACTTCCGCAGAGTCATGCTTTGTCTCCCGGCCGCATCGTGGATCCGGCACCATCCTCATATATTCCAGAAGCATTTTTGTCCGAAAGCCATTCTCAGCACACGGAAAGTTCCACCCCTGTTTTTTCTAACAGTTCCTCCTGTTCTGTACTAATCTTTGATATCACCCTTTCTTTTTCAAAATACAGCAGATAAATACTTTTCAATATCTGCAGTTTTTGAAGTTCTACTCCGTGCTCTTTATAAATCCGTCTGCTCAGGGATGCTGCCTGGGCATTAAACTGATAGTGAAATTCCTGCTCCGTTTTTATCTCTCTTTCTTTCGCAAGGTAGGTCTCTGGTGACCATTTTTTCAGAATAACCGAAAGGACATCCTCCCAGTCATTCCCCAGAGGTTTCTTCCATCCCTCCGGGCACAGCTGCCATACTGCCCTGGAGAATCCATACTCCCTCACTTCTATCCCTCCCAGGGATATTTTTTTCTTTTCACTTTTTATGACTCCTTCCGGAGTTATGATGCCGATATAAGTATCTACCGGCTGTGGGTATTTTTTCCCGGGAACACGCCTGGAAGTGCGTTTATAGAGATAATAAGTATCACCTTTCTTTTTGACGGTGGTTCCCCTGGTCCGTTTCTCCTGCACCCAGTCAGGATATTTTTTCTCTGTTACTGGCATAATATCCTCCTTTCTGTATAGGTAGAGCATACCTATACTATATAGACATTATACCTCTACAAGAGAAAAAAGTCGAGGGTTATGAAAAAAATGTATAATTTCCATAACCCCCGTAAAAACAGTATGCTTAATCATTTGAATTATTCTTCATGAAACAACCCTGGCATAGTGCCTTTTAGATTTCCCGACACCAATTTCATTTCTAACCTTTCGCATAATAACCAATAGCATATCTTACATCGGCTTTTTCTGTTTACGTAAAACTTGAAACACTATCATCTATAAATATAGAACCTTCCCCCAATACTGTACAGATATCTCTTAAGTTTATTCAATGTAAGGCTTTTATTTTTTTCTATTCCTTAATCGATATCTGTACAGTATTGGAAGAAGGTTCTTCTTAATACTTTCATTATTCAGTTGTAAATGTTTAATTTGTATGTGTGTGCTTTGAGGTAATTTTAATCTGATGATAGTAATTTTGTCCTTCCCTCACTACTACACAAAAATCTTTTTCAGACTATTCAATGTAAGGAATTTTTTATTATTTTTATCTTCCAGCGACTTTTGTGTAGTAGTGGGGGAAGTAATAATTACCCTAATAAATTACTTTCTATTTTTTGGAGTTATCTAAATATAAATACCATTTGTACAAGAAGTACTTACATCAGAATTCGCATAATGTGTACAACGAACCCTATAATAATACCCTGTGGCTACTGTCTTTACCTTACTTGTACTTACATAAGCTGAGTTATAATTAGTAGCTGACCAAGAACTTCCATAAGTATACCATCTTCCATTTTCTAAGCGCTCAACTTGAACCACAACTGTTATCTTACTTACAATTTTCTGGCCAACTGTATCACCACCTGCCCCAATTTTTCCTGTACCTTGCTTATTAATAATGGATGTTCCACTCTTCAAATAAATGCCTCTACTAACAGCTCCTACTGTCACTTCAGATGAATCATCATTAGTTAAATATGACCCGTCAATACATTCCTCATTTTCTACCGCCATCGCTTTATTGCCCATACCTAAACAAAGCATAAAACATAAAATTACAGAAATCAACTTTTTCATTTGTTTCTCCTCCCTATACTATAATAACAATTAAACCCGAAAAAACTAACGCGCTTTTTAAAAAAAATTTAAATTTTCTATAATTTTTAAAAACTCTGTTTCGTTGATGGGTGCGTTCAATATATAATATACATTCTTATATTTAAATTCAGCTACCATTTGATACGTTTGATTTTCAAGAAGTAGGTATCTTTTTATCTTAATAGGCACATTTAATACTTTTAACTCTTTTTCTTCAACTAACGTATCTTCAACATCATATCCTGCCGATTGTTCCAAATAATTCAACATAATCTTATATTCAATTATACTGTCTTGACTTTGATACAATAAACATACTCGTTTCAATGTCATATCTAAATCACTATTTAAAAAAGTAGTCTTATCCGGCAAATACTGCATTCTAACCACATCAACCCCAAATGCCTCTTCTATCGCATCATAAGCTCCACTCTCTTCATCTTCTCCAACTAAATTATTCTCCCCTTCTCTAGCCGAATCTATCTGAACAATCTCTCTACTTCCAACATTTAACTTCCCAACCTTCGTATACATCGGCGTCTCACCAAAACTAGTTACCCCCATTGCCATAACCATCACCGCAACAATCGCCACCATAACATAAGCCATACGCCGTTTCTTCCTGAAAAACACAACCCGTTTTCCAGTTGTATCCTCAGCTTCCGTCGCATCGTCCATTTTACCGTCATGATCCGCACTTTCACCCACCTCGCTGACCACTTCATCCTTATCCATCTCTTCCAACTCCCGAAGGACCTGCATATCTTTCCCAAGCCGCAACGCTTCCCTGTCTTTTTCCGACAACTTGGCGTACACTTCTTTTTCTTCCTCAATTTTTCGCATCCGTTCCATCATGCGGGCATCAAGATCATCGGGAAGCTCAATATGTTTCAGAGATTCATCTGCTTCCAACTCAGCCAATATCTGATCTGCTTCTTTTTTCAATTCCTCTTCTAAGAGCTTTTCTAAATTATCCTGTCTGTCTTTCATATTGCTTCCTCATTCTTTTATTTATTTTCCCTTTTTCTTGACCTTTTTGCGCTATCTGTTTAATATATTTATAGAGAAAACGGGAGGTTAAAATCATGAAACGTATTATCTTAACCGGCGGAGGTACTGCCGGACATGTTACACCGAATATTGCTCTTCTGCCCCGTTTAAAGGAGCTTCAGTACGATATTCATTATATTGGATCATATAACGGCATGGAGAAAAACCTGATTGAGAAGCAGGGGCTTCCCTATCACGGAATCTCTTCCGGTAAATTACGCCGTTACTTTAGTCTTCAGAATTTTACGGATCCTTTCCGGGTTCTGAAAGGATTTTCAGAAGCTAACAAATTAATCAAAAAACTGAAACCCGATGTGATTTTTTCAAAAGGTGGTTTCGTCAGCGTGCCTGTTGTCATTGCTGGGAAACGCAACCATGTGCCGGTCATCATTCACGAATCTGATATGACGCCGGGACTTGCCAACAAGATTTCCATACCATCTGCGGTCAAGGTCTGCTGCAATTTTCCGGAGACCTTAGAAGTCCTTCCCAAAGATAAGGCTGTACTTACAGGCTCTCCCATTCGCCAGGAATTGATGACGGGGAATAAAGAAGCAGCCCGTGCTTTCTGTGGTTTTAAAACTGACAAACCTGTCATCCTGATTATAGGCGGAAGTTTAGGAGCCGCCGCCGTCAATGACGCAGTCCGTGCCATCCTTCCTGAGCTTTTAAAGGATTTCCAGATTATCCACCTCTGTGGCAAGGGAAAACTGGATTCTTCCCTCACAAATCTGGAAGGCTACGCACAATTTGAATATATACAGGATGAACTCAAGGATCTGTTCGCCCTCACCGATATCGTAATCTCCCGTGCCGGAGCAAACGCAATCTGCGAGCTGCTTGCCCTTCGTAAGCCCAACCTCCTGATTCCGCTTTCCGCCAAATCTAGTCGTGGTGACCAGATTCTGAATGCCCGCTCCTTCGAACGCCAGGGCTTCAGCATGGTGATGGAGGAAGAGGAAATCACGAATGAAAAACTGGCAGCTGCTATCCATCAGCTTTATGCATCAAGAGAAGACTTTATCAAAGCCATGAATCAGTCATCACAGCAAAATCCGATTGAGACTATTATAACACTGATTCAAAATGCATCGCGACATTAGGAACAGCATCACACTTTTTTCGACATAATTCCAAAGTTCTTATGCGAATTTCGCAACGAGTATTGCAACAAATATCAAACAGGTGTCGTTTCGGCACCTGTTTATTTATGGAATCGCTGCGGACTATTCTTTTTCATTATCAAAATCATCATGTTCTCTAATCCATTTTCTTGCTCTGTACAATACACTATTCAAAACCTCCGGGCTGATTCCCATCTCATCTGCTACATCCTTTTGTTTCTTTCCCATAATGTAGACCATGGTGACAGCAGTGTACCAACGCTCATTCACTTCATACAATTTTCCAAGAATCGTGTCTGACTTAAACTTCGTCTCTTCTTCGTTGAACCTGCGCATATATACATCTTCTGCGCTTTCCTCTGAAACATTCAAATCCACAGTCAAATCGATGTTTTCATCGAGAAGCTCCCAAGATGCTTTCTTCATCGCATTGATCGTTGCATTTCTTGCAGTAGTCATCAACCAACGAGTAATACGTTCTTTATCAATAGTGTCGAAATGTCTATACAAAATCTCGAACACTTCATTCGTAATATCCTCTGCCAATGAATAGTTATTGTAAGAGTAATGCATGGAAACCCGAAACACCTTTTCTTTTAACGCATGGTAAATGCGCAAGAATTCTTCATCTTTCTTGTTATGAGTATCCACTCTCATATCCCTCAGCTTTACTCTTTCTCTTTTGTAATTAATTCCATTTATACCTTTTGAAACGGCCGAATGGCCATACGGGGTGCCCTTGGGTATACCTTGTAAGACGGCCGAATGGCCATACGGGGTGCCCTTGGGGTATACTTTAGCAAACGAGGTCCTTTCATTCCCTCTTAAGCATTCAGTTTTGCAAGGATCTCATCGCGATCTTCATCTGTGAGCTTGCCCATCTTCCAACCAAACCCGCACTGATCTCCTTTATAACGCGGAATCAAATGCATATGGAAATGGAAAACCGTCTGGCCTGCAGCCTCTCCGTTATTCTGCACTACATTATAGCCGTCGCATCCCAGAACCTCAGTCAGCCTTATCACCATCTTTTTCGCCAGTTTAAACGCCTTTGCTGCCGTCTCGTCATCAATCTCATACAAATTTGCATAATGATTCTTAGGCAGGATCAGGGCATGTCCTTTTGTCGCCGGTCCCAAATCAAGAATTACACGAAAATCCTCGTCTTCGTATAACGTCGCAGAAGGGATCTCTCCATTTGCAATTTTACAAAAAATACAGTTCTCATCTCTCATGTTCTACTACCTTCTTTCTGTTTTTCTGTTATTTTTACAAAATACTTTCTTTACTATTCTTCTCATCAATGCTACACTATCCTCTGAAAACTTTGAAAGGCGGTGCTTTTATGACATTTTCTTCTGACGATTACGCAAACCTCCAAAAAATTATGGAAGAATCCCCGGATAACCAGAAACTAATACAAAAACTTCTGGATTACCAGCAATATACAATCAGCAAGATCAGTCATGAGATCCGGAATCCTCTGGCACTTGTTTACAGTACACTCCAATTGATCGAATCACAACACCCGGAAGTCCAGACCTTCAAACACTGGAACGAAATGCGGGAAGACATTGAATTTCTGACCTCGCTTTTGCAGGAATTATCAACCTACAACAACGGAGAACGCATTCGTCCTACCACCTTCTCTTCCTATGACTTTCTGGCACGGATCTGCCTGTCATTTGCTGCCTCCTGCACAGATACCGAAATTGAATTTACATCCAGACTTTCTCCGACTCTTCCCGACATTGCAGGGGATAAAATAAAACTGCAGGAAGTTTTCCTAAACCTGCTGCAGAATGCAAAAGATGCGGTAAACTCCTCTGGAACGATTCGTCTGGAAGCTTCCGCAGATTCCAGTACATTGAAAATCACTGTTACTGATAACGGCTGTGGCATTCCACCGGAACACCTAACAGATATCTTCAGCCCCTTCGTTACTCATAAATCAGGCGGTACCGGACTGGGACTTGCTATCTCACAAAGAGTAATAACTGCCCACAACGGCACGATATCCGTAGATTCTACACCCGGAACTGGAACTACTTTTACCATACTTCTCCCTGTTTCCCAATGATTTTGGTTATACTCAAGCTTATAGCTAAAGCACTGAGAGCCTGACATCAGGCTCTTATGTGCAACGCTATAAGCCGTTTGCTATTTTTTATTATATGTAACACGCTCATATTTGACAAGTTATTTTTACCAAAATTTGGAATAGTCGCCAAGGCCATCAGAGCTGTCACTCTCTTCGTCATCCAACATTCTCCCGTCGCGTTCCCAGTTTCCCCGCCTTTTTCTGCGTGTCCGACGGCTTAAAAATTCCAGCACGCCTTGCCGCTCTCTTGCCACATGCCCGGTCATTTCCTGCTGCTCCGCCCAATCATCCAGTATGATATCCTCTGCCAGTTCATAAGACTCCTGCCCGTGATCCACTCTCTTTTCTTCCATCTCTTTTTCTTTCCTTTCCAAGATATTTTCCAAAATCTGCTCAATATTATAGTTTTCCTCCATAGATGCCTTATGCAGCTCATACGCCAGATAAATTCCCTCTTTCTCCTGATAATCCATCTCCCGGACAAAATATTCCGTCAAAGTATGGAACTCCTCCCTAATATCCCCCTCATACCCCGGACAATAACAGAAAAAATACTCCTCTCCCTCCCTGTATATATGCTCCGGCTTAAGGCTTAAACAATTTACATTCAACAAGTACTGGTTTATTGTATATAGGACCTTAATAAACTGCCTCATAAAAAGCTCCAGTTCCTGATAATTCCACAATTCTTTTTCTCCCCGCGCCTTGACCGACACCTTTCCACTGATATCATATCTATATACACTATGTTCATCGCGTCCCTGCCCATGTACCTTCAAAATACCCGGAATGTTATTTGTTCTCAACATGCGCATCTGATAATCCTCTTTGTATAACTGTTCTATCTCCAAAACCAGCCATGTATGGCGTAAATTTCTCTCAAATTCCGTCTTCATTCCTAGCTCCCTGCTTTCTATCCCAATTGAATGTCAACTTGTTTATTCCCGCGAGTAACGGGCCGCGCGAACATGTTTGCGCAGCTATATAGTTACTTGAATAGGTCTTATAAACTTATTTATTGCGCAATATCTTCCACGAACTCTTTACCCGATTTTATTTTCCGAATCCGCTCCTCGGGCACTGTCACCGCAGCGTTCCGCTCTGCTGAAACAACAAGCCACCTTCTCACTGCCCTGGCCTTTACTGACACCTTACCTTCTTCACTAGTGATCTGAACCTGGACACTTCCGAAAAAGAGCAGCTTTCTATATATGCGCTTTCGAAAATAGGCTTCCATTTCCCCTTCCGGAAGTTCATTCTTTTCGTGCAGAATCTCACTTGCTGTTACAGCCGTCTCATATGCTGCACCGCCTACTATATTCTTGTCATGATAATAAAATAATGCAAAAACAATCAGCATCCACGTCAAAAGCACGACCGGCATCAGATATGCCATCTCCACAATGGTACTTCCTTTAATGCTTTTTTTCACATCTAGCATAGCAACGCCCCCACATACCCGGCTAATAGAAACGGTAAAAAAGGAATTCTTGTCTTTCTTCCCCACTTTCTGATCTTTACCCCTATCAAAGCTGCTACAAGCATCAACACAAATGCACCGGCAAGAACTGCAAACACTTTCCAAATCCCCAGCAGCATTCCGAGATTTAAGATCATCCAACTGTCCCCATAACTGATTCCTTCTCCGGAAAGTCTCGACAACATAAGAAAACACACGCCGACTGACATTCCCAACACCCATAACATCCATCTCTGGCGAAACCAGATCATCTGGTACAGCACCACCGCCAGCGTGAAGAAAATAAGATAGACCACTGGAACCTTTCTGCTACGCACGTCCCAAAATGCCCCCACTGCCAGCATCACCAGAAAAACCGCCTCACCTATTACCCGCATTTTGAACACGCTCCTCTCCCTCGTACTTCTGATATCGGAACCGCATAGACTGTA of Roseburia hominis contains these proteins:
- a CDS encoding sigma-70 family RNA polymerase sigma factor; translation: MRVDTHNKKDEEFLRIYHALKEKVFRVSMHYSYNNYSLAEDITNEVFEILYRHFDTIDKERITRWLMTTARNATINAMKKASWELLDENIDLTVDLNVSEESAEDVYMRRFNEEETKFKSDTILGKLYEVNERWYTAVTMVYIMGKKQKDVADEMGISPEVLNSVLYRARKWIREHDDFDNEKE
- a CDS encoding TadE family protein, yielding MLDVKKSIKGSTIVEMAYLMPVVLLTWMLIVFALFYYHDKNIVGGAAYETAVTASEILHEKNELPEGEMEAYFRKRIYRKLLFFGSVQVQITSEEGKVSVKARAVRRWLVVSAERNAAVTVPEERIRKIKSGKEFVEDIAQ
- a CDS encoding HIT family protein, with amino-acid sequence MRDENCIFCKIANGEIPSATLYEDEDFRVILDLGPATKGHALILPKNHYANLYEIDDETAAKAFKLAKKMVIRLTEVLGCDGYNVVQNNGEAAGQTVFHFHMHLIPRYKGDQCGFGWKMGKLTDEDRDEILAKLNA
- a CDS encoding undecaprenyldiphospho-muramoylpentapeptide beta-N-acetylglucosaminyltransferase encodes the protein MKRIILTGGGTAGHVTPNIALLPRLKELQYDIHYIGSYNGMEKNLIEKQGLPYHGISSGKLRRYFSLQNFTDPFRVLKGFSEANKLIKKLKPDVIFSKGGFVSVPVVIAGKRNHVPVIIHESDMTPGLANKISIPSAVKVCCNFPETLEVLPKDKAVLTGSPIRQELMTGNKEAARAFCGFKTDKPVILIIGGSLGAAAVNDAVRAILPELLKDFQIIHLCGKGKLDSSLTNLEGYAQFEYIQDELKDLFALTDIVISRAGANAICELLALRKPNLLIPLSAKSSRGDQILNARSFERQGFSMVMEEEEITNEKLAAAIHQLYASREDFIKAMNQSSQQNPIETIITLIQNASRH
- a CDS encoding ATP-binding protein: MTFSSDDYANLQKIMEESPDNQKLIQKLLDYQQYTISKISHEIRNPLALVYSTLQLIESQHPEVQTFKHWNEMREDIEFLTSLLQELSTYNNGERIRPTTFSSYDFLARICLSFAASCTDTEIEFTSRLSPTLPDIAGDKIKLQEVFLNLLQNAKDAVNSSGTIRLEASADSSTLKITVTDNGCGIPPEHLTDIFSPFVTHKSGGTGLGLAISQRVITAHNGTISVDSTPGTGTTFTILLPVSQ
- a CDS encoding DUF6147 family protein, translated to MKKLISVILCFMLCLGMGNKAMAVENEECIDGSYLTNDDSSEVTVGAVSRGIYLKSGTSIINKQGTGKIGAGGDTVGQKIVSKITVVVQVERLENGRWYTYGSSWSATNYNSAYVSTSKVKTVATGYYYRVRCTHYANSDVSTSCTNGIYI
- a CDS encoding DUF6382 domain-containing protein, which translates into the protein MKTEFERNLRHTWLVLEIEQLYKEDYQMRMLRTNNIPGILKVHGQGRDEHSVYRYDISGKVSVKARGEKELWNYQELELFMRQFIKVLYTINQYLLNVNCLSLKPEHIYREGEEYFFCYCPGYEGDIREEFHTLTEYFVREMDYQEKEGIYLAYELHKASMEENYNIEQILENILERKEKEMEEKRVDHGQESYELAEDIILDDWAEQQEMTGHVARERQGVLEFLSRRTRRKRRGNWERDGRMLDDEESDSSDGLGDYSKFW
- a CDS encoding DUF4367 domain-containing protein, producing the protein MKDRQDNLEKLLEEELKKEADQILAELEADESLKHIELPDDLDARMMERMRKIEEEKEVYAKLSEKDREALRLGKDMQVLRELEEMDKDEVVSEVGESADHDGKMDDATEAEDTTGKRVVFFRKKRRMAYVMVAIVAVMVMAMGVTSFGETPMYTKVGKLNVGSREIVQIDSAREGENNLVGEDEESGAYDAIEEAFGVDVVRMQYLPDKTTFLNSDLDMTLKRVCLLYQSQDSIIEYKIMLNYLEQSAGYDVEDTLVEEKELKVLNVPIKIKRYLLLENQTYQMVAEFKYKNVYYILNAPINETEFLKIIENLNFF
- a CDS encoding prepilin peptidase; this encodes MRVIGEAVFLVMLAVGAFWDVRSRKVPVVYLIFFTLAVVLYQMIWFRQRWMLWVLGMSVGVCFLMLSRLSGEGISYGDSWMILNLGMLLGIWKVFAVLAGAFVLMLVAALIGVKIRKWGRKTRIPFLPFLLAGYVGALLC